One stretch of Carassius gibelio isolate Cgi1373 ecotype wild population from Czech Republic chromosome B1, carGib1.2-hapl.c, whole genome shotgun sequence DNA includes these proteins:
- the gpm6ab gene encoding glycoprotein M6Ab isoform X1 encodes MEENMEEGQTQKGCSECCLKCLSGIPYASLIATILLYAGVALFCGCGHEALSGTVTILQTYFDVVRSPVDALDVFTMIDIFKYVIYGVAAAFFVYGILLMVEGFFTTGAIRDLYGDFKITTCGRCVSAWFIMLTYIFMLAWLGVTAFSSLPVFMYFNIWNTCQNTTLVESSSLCFDLRQFGIVSTGDEKRLCTASENFIKMCESNELDLTFHLFVCALAGAGAAVIAMVHYLMVLSANWAYVKDACRMQKYEDIKSKEEQELHDIHSTRSKERLNAYT; translated from the exons GGTGCTCTGAATGCTGCCTCAAATGCTTGAGTGGGATTCCCTATGCCTCTCTGATCGCGACCATCCTGCTGTACGCCGGGGTGGCACTCTTCTGCGGCTGTGGTCATGAGGCTCTCTCTGGAACCGTCACCATCCTCCAGACCTATTTCGATGTTGTCCGGTCGCCTGTTGATGCCCTGGATGTCTTTACCAT GATTGACATCTTTAAGTATGTGATCTATGGAGTGGCAGCAGCCTTTTTTGTCTATGGTATTCTGCTGATGGTGGAGGGATTTTTCACCACTGGGGCCATTCGGGATCTCTATGGGGACTTTAAGATCACCACCTGTGGGCGCTGTGTCAGTGCTTGG tTCATCATGCTTACTTATATCTTCATGCTGGCTTGGCTAGGAGTAACAGCCTTCAGCTCCCTGCCAGTCTTCATGTATTTCAACATCTGGAACACCTGTCAGAACACCACACTGGTGGAAAGTTCCAGCCTTTGCTTCGACCTGCGTCAGTTTG GAATTGTGTCCACTGGTGACGAGAAAAGACTGTGCACCGCTTCTGAGAACTTCATCAAGATGTGTGAATCTAATGAG CTGGATCTGACATTCCACTTGTTTGTCTGCGCACTTGCGGGGGCTGGAGCAGCCGTTATTGCCATG GTGCACTACCTGATGGTTCTGTCAGCTAACTGGGCTTACGTGAAGGACGCCTGCCGGATGCAGAAATACGAGGACATCAAGTCCAAGGAGGAGCAGGAGCTTCACGATATCCACTCTACTCGCTCTAAAGAGCGTCTGAACGCATACACATAA
- the gpm6ab gene encoding glycoprotein M6Ab isoform X2 yields the protein MGCSECCLKCLSGIPYASLIATILLYAGVALFCGCGHEALSGTVTILQTYFDVVRSPVDALDVFTMIDIFKYVIYGVAAAFFVYGILLMVEGFFTTGAIRDLYGDFKITTCGRCVSAWFIMLTYIFMLAWLGVTAFSSLPVFMYFNIWNTCQNTTLVESSSLCFDLRQFGIVSTGDEKRLCTASENFIKMCESNELDLTFHLFVCALAGAGAAVIAMVHYLMVLSANWAYVKDACRMQKYEDIKSKEEQELHDIHSTRSKERLNAYT from the exons GGTGCTCTGAATGCTGCCTCAAATGCTTGAGTGGGATTCCCTATGCCTCTCTGATCGCGACCATCCTGCTGTACGCCGGGGTGGCACTCTTCTGCGGCTGTGGTCATGAGGCTCTCTCTGGAACCGTCACCATCCTCCAGACCTATTTCGATGTTGTCCGGTCGCCTGTTGATGCCCTGGATGTCTTTACCAT GATTGACATCTTTAAGTATGTGATCTATGGAGTGGCAGCAGCCTTTTTTGTCTATGGTATTCTGCTGATGGTGGAGGGATTTTTCACCACTGGGGCCATTCGGGATCTCTATGGGGACTTTAAGATCACCACCTGTGGGCGCTGTGTCAGTGCTTGG tTCATCATGCTTACTTATATCTTCATGCTGGCTTGGCTAGGAGTAACAGCCTTCAGCTCCCTGCCAGTCTTCATGTATTTCAACATCTGGAACACCTGTCAGAACACCACACTGGTGGAAAGTTCCAGCCTTTGCTTCGACCTGCGTCAGTTTG GAATTGTGTCCACTGGTGACGAGAAAAGACTGTGCACCGCTTCTGAGAACTTCATCAAGATGTGTGAATCTAATGAG CTGGATCTGACATTCCACTTGTTTGTCTGCGCACTTGCGGGGGCTGGAGCAGCCGTTATTGCCATG GTGCACTACCTGATGGTTCTGTCAGCTAACTGGGCTTACGTGAAGGACGCCTGCCGGATGCAGAAATACGAGGACATCAAGTCCAAGGAGGAGCAGGAGCTTCACGATATCCACTCTACTCGCTCTAAAGAGCGTCTGAACGCATACACATAA
- the gpm6ab gene encoding glycoprotein M6Ab isoform X3, translated as MEENMEEGQTQKGCSECCLKCLSGIPYASLIATILLYAGVALFCGCGHEALSGTVTILQTYFDVVRSPVDALDVFTMIDIFKYVIYGVAAAFFVYGILLMVEGFFTTGAIRDLYGDFKITTCGRCVSAWFIMLTYIFMLAWLGVTAFSSLPVFMYFNIWNTCQNTTLVESSSLCFDLRQFGIVSTGDEKRLCTASENFIKMCESNELDLTFHLFVCALAGAGAAVIAMVVAVSVLIRNHVILTSKSTGRYCTRF; from the exons GGTGCTCTGAATGCTGCCTCAAATGCTTGAGTGGGATTCCCTATGCCTCTCTGATCGCGACCATCCTGCTGTACGCCGGGGTGGCACTCTTCTGCGGCTGTGGTCATGAGGCTCTCTCTGGAACCGTCACCATCCTCCAGACCTATTTCGATGTTGTCCGGTCGCCTGTTGATGCCCTGGATGTCTTTACCAT GATTGACATCTTTAAGTATGTGATCTATGGAGTGGCAGCAGCCTTTTTTGTCTATGGTATTCTGCTGATGGTGGAGGGATTTTTCACCACTGGGGCCATTCGGGATCTCTATGGGGACTTTAAGATCACCACCTGTGGGCGCTGTGTCAGTGCTTGG tTCATCATGCTTACTTATATCTTCATGCTGGCTTGGCTAGGAGTAACAGCCTTCAGCTCCCTGCCAGTCTTCATGTATTTCAACATCTGGAACACCTGTCAGAACACCACACTGGTGGAAAGTTCCAGCCTTTGCTTCGACCTGCGTCAGTTTG GAATTGTGTCCACTGGTGACGAGAAAAGACTGTGCACCGCTTCTGAGAACTTCATCAAGATGTGTGAATCTAATGAG CTGGATCTGACATTCCACTTGTTTGTCTGCGCACTTGCGGGGGCTGGAGCAGCCGTTATTGCCATG GTGGTGGCAGTGTCTGTCCTCATCCGTAACCACGTCATTCTGACGTCTAAGAGCACGGGGAGGTACTGCACGCGTTTCTGA